Proteins encoded within one genomic window of Bdellovibrionota bacterium:
- a CDS encoding ribonuclease HI family protein, with amino-acid sequence MPKCILYVDGASRGNPGPAAIGASLQNAEGEEIDSVSEFIGETTNNQAEYCALIEGLKLAKKRGFDDIEVRADSELIVRQVKGEYRVKDQRLKLRHSEVTELLQSFRSFKIRHVPREENARADELANAALDRQ; translated from the coding sequence ATGCCTAAATGCATCCTTTACGTGGACGGCGCCTCCCGCGGCAATCCCGGTCCGGCGGCGATCGGAGCATCGCTGCAAAACGCGGAAGGCGAGGAAATCGATTCCGTTTCCGAATTCATTGGCGAGACGACGAACAATCAGGCGGAATATTGTGCTCTCATTGAAGGCCTAAAGCTCGCGAAGAAACGCGGATTCGATGATATCGAAGTTCGAGCGGACTCCGAGCTCATCGTCCGGCAAGTGAAGGGCGAGTATCGAGTGAAAGATCAAAGGCTCAAACTGCGCCACTCGGAAGTCACGGAGCTTTTGCAAAGCTTTAGAAGTTTCAAGATCCGCCACGTTCCGCGGGAAGAGAACGCCCGCGCCGACGAACTCGCCAACGCCGC
- a CDS encoding C4-type zinc ribbon domain-containing protein has product MGEGMVEKLLRLQRLDHEIDVLRREHSVHPERLARVRNDESQKRKVVEVLTAQLETQERERRDMEGTLKLEEERLKKSKAKVGQIKKDYEFHAMQREIESTKRSNSLLEEQVIAKIDEIEKTKKAIEEATNLWRQSATELANVEGEVHAKTSEFGGILSVKEAELRSAEAGIDKPLLSKYRLIRQRRHTDVLVKVSNYACQGCFMNIPPQTVNEMMRHKTIQSCPNCHRLVYIEFEPPGPDAA; this is encoded by the coding sequence ATGGGTGAGGGAATGGTGGAAAAACTATTGAGACTGCAGCGGCTGGATCACGAGATCGACGTTTTGCGGCGGGAACACAGTGTTCATCCGGAACGGCTCGCTCGCGTCCGAAATGACGAGTCCCAAAAAAGAAAAGTCGTAGAGGTCTTGACTGCACAACTCGAAACGCAGGAGCGAGAACGACGGGATATGGAAGGGACGCTCAAACTGGAAGAAGAGCGGCTCAAGAAAAGCAAGGCGAAGGTCGGCCAAATCAAGAAAGATTATGAATTCCACGCCATGCAGCGTGAAATAGAATCGACGAAACGGAGCAATTCGCTCCTCGAGGAACAGGTGATCGCCAAGATCGATGAAATCGAGAAAACGAAGAAGGCCATCGAAGAAGCGACGAATCTGTGGAGACAAAGCGCGACGGAGTTAGCCAACGTCGAAGGCGAGGTACACGCCAAGACGAGCGAATTTGGCGGAATCCTCAGCGTGAAGGAGGCGGAACTTCGTTCGGCGGAGGCGGGAATCGACAAGCCGCTCTTGTCCAAATACCGACTGATCCGACAACGGCGGCACACCGACGTTCTTGTCAAGGTGTCTAACTACGCTTGCCAGGGATGTTTCATGAACATTCCGCCGCAAACCGTGAATGAGATGATGCGGCACAAGACGATTCAGAGCTGCCCGAACTGTCATCGTCTCGTTTATATTGAGTTCGAACCCCCCGGCCCCGACGCCGCTTGA